Proteins found in one Thermoanaerobaculia bacterium genomic segment:
- a CDS encoding trypsin-like serine protease yields MAFLASPMAAVVGGTTTTEFPEVGALIQGATLFCGGVLIGPACILTAAHCVESGTITDMRFFLGPDIAGPADFEADLVAAELHPQWAGTPGEFDLAVVSLASATAVPPLGFAAPGGSGTSVTIVGLGSDGAGGAGVKRFASVDVLTLTSLVITTDGTVANFCAADSGSPVLVAPGGQRAIAGIASGTDDHCETFALSTRADNQLAAFILPAMASTCVPPGPDSVFDNGFEFDPPELDWSLVAPATSSCFGQCFLFEPGRACNCDEDCLSRLDCCQDLCSACGPC; encoded by the coding sequence GTGGCGTTCCTCGCCTCGCCGATGGCGGCGGTCGTCGGCGGGACGACCACGACCGAATTCCCCGAGGTCGGCGCGCTGATCCAGGGCGCGACGCTCTTCTGCGGCGGCGTCCTCATCGGCCCCGCCTGCATCCTGACCGCGGCGCATTGCGTCGAGTCGGGCACGATCACCGACATGCGCTTCTTTCTCGGCCCGGACATCGCCGGCCCGGCCGATTTCGAGGCCGACCTCGTCGCGGCCGAGCTTCATCCCCAGTGGGCCGGGACACCGGGTGAGTTCGATCTCGCCGTCGTCTCCCTGGCGAGCGCGACTGCGGTGCCGCCACTCGGCTTCGCCGCCCCCGGCGGCTCCGGGACGTCGGTCACGATCGTGGGGCTCGGCTCCGACGGAGCGGGCGGCGCCGGGGTGAAACGCTTCGCCAGCGTGGACGTGCTCACGCTGACAAGCCTGGTGATCACCACGGACGGCACCGTCGCCAACTTCTGCGCCGCGGACTCGGGCTCGCCAGTGCTGGTCGCACCAGGGGGGCAACGGGCGATCGCGGGCATCGCCTCCGGCACGGACGACCACTGCGAGACCTTCGCGCTCTCGACCCGCGCCGACAACCAACTGGCCGCCTTCATTCTCCCGGCGATGGCTTCGACCTGCGTCCCGCCGGGGCCTGACTCGGTTTTCGACAACGGCTTCGAATTCGATCCGCCGGAGCTCGACTGGTCGCTCGTCGCACCGGCAACGAGCTCGTGCTTCGGCCAGTGCTTCCTCTTCGAGCCTGGACGCGCCTGCAACTGCGACGAAGACTGTCTCTCCCGCCTCGATTGCTGCCAGGACCTCTGTTCCGCCTGCGGGCCCTGCTGA
- a CDS encoding Txe/YoeB family addiction module toxin, which yields MKAGSGRVKAAEPPPGAWEVVFTRQAVRDAKKLSQSGLKDRAENLLAVIREDPFQSPPHFEKLVGDLAGAFSRRINIQHRLVYEVFPELRTVRVLRMWTHYE from the coding sequence GTGAAGGCAGGGTCCGGGCGAGTAAAGGCTGCGGAGCCGCCTCCCGGCGCTTGGGAGGTCGTGTTCACCCGTCAGGCAGTTCGTGACGCGAAGAAGCTCTCGCAGAGCGGGCTCAAGGATAGGGCGGAGAACCTGCTGGCCGTGATCCGTGAAGACCCGTTCCAGTCCCCGCCCCACTTCGAGAAGCTCGTTGGCGATCTCGCCGGCGCGTTCTCCCGCCGCATCAACATTCAGCATCGTCTGGTCTATGAGGTCTTTCCCGAGCTCCGAACGGTCCGCGTCCTACGGATGTGGACGCACTACGAGTAG